From Coffea arabica cultivar ET-39 chromosome 9c, Coffea Arabica ET-39 HiFi, whole genome shotgun sequence, one genomic window encodes:
- the LOC113709118 gene encoding rop guanine nucleotide exchange factor 1, which produces MGSVSSEEGSDQQSERCGSYSLSADVSESESSGSFTCRRCYHDGAASSSSLASSPPPPNQDNNVVGNSVFLAPSLIFPGILTKDAMLQPQKREADLSEIEMMKERFAKLLLGEDMSGGGKGVCTALAISNAITNLSATVFGELWRLEPLAPQKKAMWFREMEWLLCVSDSIVEFVPSKQQFPDGGMYEVMETRLRSDLSMNLPALKKLDAMLISILEGFQDTEFWYVDRGVIVADPSECSAFASSVSSGRPSIRQEDKWWLPCPKVPPKGLSEDARKRLQQCRDCTNQILKAALAINSNVLSEMEIPSAYLDSLPKNGKACLGDMIYRYITADQFSPECLLDCLDLSSEHHTLEVANRIEAAVHVWTLKNRKKHPKHQKPKRKSWGGKVKGLVADADKNQFLAQRAEILLHSLRLRFPGLPQTALDMNKIQYNKDVGQSILESYSRVMESLAFNVMARIDDVLYVDDATKRCNALECVSFFNRGGLGGLPIQKRISPSPFSIQHTPYTSPFATPSFCLSPLVGSSPGRAVSPRSANGFREPQNRKIDKVIPADLDKFWSYAGSLSARRISENVPERD; this is translated from the exons ATGGGGAGTGTGTCGTCGGAGGAAGGCTCCGATCAGCAGAGCGAGAGGTGCGGAAGCTACAGTCTCAGTGCTGACGTCAGTGAGTCAGAGAGTTCCGGCAGTTTCACCTGTCGCCGCTGCTACCACGACGGTGCCGCCTCCTCTAGTTCCTTAGCTTCCTCTCCTCCGCCGCCTAATCAGGATAACAATGTGGTCGGAAACTCTGTATTTCTTGCTCCCTCTCTGATCTTTCCTGGGATTCTCACTAAGGATGCGATGCTTCAGCCTCAGAAGCGCGAAGCCGATTTGTCCG AAATTGAGATGATGAAGGAAAGATTTGCTAAATTATTACTTGGTGAAGACATGTCCGGAGGTGGTAAAGGAGTCTGTACGGCCCTAGCTATCTCGAATGCCATAACAAATCTCTCTG CAACCGTATTTGGGGAACTATGGAGATTGGAACCGTTGGCGCCTCAGAAGAAGGCAATGTGGTTTAGAGAGATGGAGTGGCTTCTGTGTGTGAGTGATTCAATTGTTGAGTTTGTGCCGTCAAAACAGCAGTTTCCTGATGGAGGGATGTACGAAGTAATGGAAACTAGGCTGCGGTCTGATTTGTCTATGAATCTCCCTGCGCTCAAGAAACTTGATGCCATGTTGATTAGCATTCTTGAAGGGTTTCAGGATACGGAGTTTTGGTATGTTGATCGGGGGGTGATTGTGGCTGATCCCAGTGAATGCAGTGCCTTTGCGTCATCTGTATCCAGTGGGAGGCCTTCAATTAGGCAGGAGGACAAATGGTGGCTTCCATGCCCGAAAGTCCCTCCTAAGGGTTTATCTGAAGATGCAAGGAAGAGGTTGCAGCAGTGCAGAGATTGCACGAATCAGATATTGAAGGCAGCCTTAGCGATAAACAGCAATGTACTTTCCGAAATGGAGATTCCTAGTGCCTATTTAGACTCACTGCCTAAG AATGGGAAAGCTTGTTTGGGTGATATGATCTATCGTTATATTACTGCTGATCAATTCTCCCCTGAATGTCTTCTGGATTGTCTAGACTTGTCATCTGAACATCACACCTTAGAAGTAGCAAACAGAATTGAAGCGGCTGTGCATGTTTGGACgctgaaaaatagaaaaaagcaTCCGAAACATCAGAAGCCTAAGCGTAAATCTTGGGGTGGTAAGGTCAAGGGCCTTGTTGCAGATGCCGATAAGAATCAATTTCTGGCACAAAGGGCTGAAATCCTCTTGCATAGCCTGAGGCTTCGTTTTCCTGGTCTGCCTCAAACTGCACTAGATATGAACAAAATCCAGTACAATAAG GATGTTGGGCAGTCAATTCTGGAAAGCTACTCAAGGGTAATGGAGAGCTTGGCATTTAATGTAATGGCGAGGATTGATGATGTCCTGTATGTGGATGATGCCACCAAGCGCTGCAATGCATTAGAATGTGTGTCCTTTTTCAACAGGGGAGGTTTGGGTGGTCTTCCCATCCAAAAGCGTATATCGCCAAGTCCTTTCTCCATTCAGCACACCCCCTATACCTCTCCCTTTGCAACTCCATCATTTTGTTTGTCCCCTCTAGTTGGTAGTAGCCCTGGAAGAGCTGTTTCCCCACGGAGCGCTAATGGTTTTAGGGAACCTCAAAATCGTAAGATTGACAAAGTAATACCTGCTGACTTGGATAAATTCTGGTCTTATGCTGGAAGCCTTAGTGCTAGGAGAATTTCTGAGAATGTTCCAGAGCGTGATTGA